The genomic window ATTTAGTTTATTTGTAGGGTATTTTTTCTACGCACTTTATAAGGCAAAAATTGATTTTCGCTCCAATGTAAATATACAGCAACTCTTTATAGGAAGCATAGGCTTGGCTCTTTTGGGCTTGGTTGTAGCAAATGTTTTTGATTGTTTTCCTGTGCGTGATGGACAAATCTTTTTATTTGTGCTTTGTGGGGTATTTTTGGCTCATTTTAGAATCTTAAAGGATAGTTAATGCAAGAGATTCAAGAAAGTCCCCTCGTATCAGTGATAATACCAATCTATAATGTAGAAAAATATTTGAGAGAATGCCTAGATTCTGTAATCAATCAAACTTTGCGTGAAATAGAGATTATTTGCGTAAATGACGGCAGCACAGATAAAAGCGGGAGTATTTTAGAATCTTTCGCCCAAAGTGATAAGCGTATAGTAGCTATTCACAAGGCTAATGCAGGTGTGGCAAAAGCTAGAAATGAGGCTTTAAATCTTGCAAGAGGCAAATTTGTATATTTTATTGACTCTGATGATTTTTGTCCCTCGCACGATACACTTTTTACGCTCTATACCAATGCGGTGGCAAATCAAGCTCTTATTTGTGGTGGGTGTTTTAGTGATTATAAAAATGGTGTAATTAATACAGATTTTCCAAGTATTCTTTATGGCTATACTTTTACACACAATGGTTTTGTGGAATACAAAGATTATCAATTTGATTTTGGCTGGACACGCTTTATTTATGATAGAAAATTTTTAATAGATTCACATATTTTTCACCCACATTATACGCGCTATGAAGACCCTGTATTTTTTGTCAAAGTGATGATAGCAGCACAAAGATTCTATGCGCTTTCAGAGGTTACTTATTGCTATCGCATAGGACATCAAAAGTCTTTTCTTGCTTGGAGTGAAACGCACTGGAGCGACCAAAATAAAGGTTTGCTTGATGTACTTTATTTTGCTAGAGCGCATAAACTTGATAAGCTTTATAATCTCACATTATCACGTGCGCGTATTATTGCTACAAACCTTACAGAGAGCATATGTGAGGGAAAAGGCAGTATAGAATCTCTGTGTATGCTCAATATGATTTTATCAGCTAATGAGATTGCTTTGCAAAATAGAGATATGTCTCACGCTCTTAATTTGGAATTTGAGCGCATACACCAAAGGTTGAGCTATTTAAATCATCTTTTAATCTCGCCTTTACAACTTTTTATATTAATTCTCAAATTTTATAAACAAAAATTCAAATCCTACTTTCGTGTGCGACTTTTTAAAGAATATAGTGTGATAAAACTCTTTGGCATTACATTGTATGAGAGATTTGTACAACGTGCAGATTCTTCGGGGGGGGGGGTATAATGTAGCCTTTTATGCACCTTTTTTATTAAGTCTTATTTTAAAGAGAGAGCGACAATTTGCATTTATAGTTGTGAGGGTGGCATAAATGCGAGATTTTAAGCCCCAAGATAAGCCTTTAGTTTCAGTGATTATTCCAATTTATAATGTGGAGAAGTATGTGGCACAATGTTTAGATTCTATTATCAGTCAAAGTTATACAAACTTAGAGATTATTTGCGTAAATGACGGCAGCACGGATAGCAGTGGAGAAATCGTGCAAGAATATGCACAAAGGGATTGTAGAATCTGCTACTTTGAGCAAGAAAATCAAGGCTTGGGTGGTGCAAGAAACAAGGGACTTGATGAGGCACAAGGGGAGTATATTTATTTTATTGATTCAGATGATTATATTGATTTGGGATATATTGAGGGACTTGTTGATAAATGCAATGTTGGAATAACTCCTATTCAGACAAAAATGTTTTTTGTGCGTGGAGATAAGTTAGAGATTTATAATCTCCATTTGGGTAAAAAAGGAAATTTTATGCTTAATCCATCACTGATGCCTTTTTTGTCTTTTCATATTGTCAATGTTTTGTTGCAAGCAGCAATAATAAAAACTTACCACATTCGCTTCCTTTTATCTCAAGGTGCTGAAGATAGCGAATTTTTCTATCGTTATATTATTTTTGCACCAAATATTTGTTTTATAGATACTGGTGCATATTATTATAGACAAAGGCAGGATTCAATCTTGGATTTGTTTAGAAATAGTGGCAATTTTCCATTAGAACCATTAGAATCTTTTAAAACGATTTATAGTTGGTATAAGCAATATGAAGTTTTAGAAAAGTATGGGCTACCCTTTAAACTTTTA from Helicobacter typhlonius includes these protein-coding regions:
- a CDS encoding glycosyltransferase family 2 protein; translated protein: MRDFKPQDKPLVSVIIPIYNVEKYVAQCLDSIISQSYTNLEIICVNDGSTDSSGEIVQEYAQRDCRICYFEQENQGLGGARNKGLDEAQGEYIYFIDSDDYIDLGYIEGLVDKCNVGITPIQTKMFFVRGDKLEIYNLHLGKKGNFMLNPSLMPFLSFHIVNVLLQAAIIKTYHIRFLLSQGAEDSEFFYRYIIFAPNICFIDTGAYYYRQRQDSILDLFRNSGNFPLEPLESFKTIYSWYKQYEVLEKYGLPFKLLYSFDLHSKNAENYYESAKNLVLKLKIPQSIIKRDSQMKLMCDNDFLMFVCKSKYVFKTLERSFRIRLFKEYSVIRLFGKTFYEHFRILKE
- a CDS encoding glycosyltransferase family 2 protein: MQEIQESPLVSVIIPIYNVEKYLRECLDSVINQTLREIEIICVNDGSTDKSGSILESFAQSDKRIVAIHKANAGVAKARNEALNLARGKFVYFIDSDDFCPSHDTLFTLYTNAVANQALICGGCFSDYKNGVINTDFPSILYGYTFTHNGFVEYKDYQFDFGWTRFIYDRKFLIDSHIFHPHYTRYEDPVFFVKVMIAAQRFYALSEVTYCYRIGHQKSFLAWSETHWSDQNKGLLDVLYFARAHKLDKLYNLTLSRARIIATNLTESICEGKGSIESLCMLNMILSANEIALQNRDMSHALNLEFERIHQRLSYLNHLLISPLQLFILILKFYKQKFKSYFRVRLFKEYSVIKLFGITLYERFVQRADSSGGGV